Proteins from a genomic interval of Microbacterium abyssi:
- a CDS encoding MaoC/PaaZ C-terminal domain-containing protein has protein sequence MSYNVGDVIAERAVHLTRESLVRYAGASGDFNPIHYRDDVAASVGLPGVLAHGMLTMGLASSVVVSALDAGATITEYGVRFTRPVVVDPESGADVSVLAKVGAVDETSARIDLTVKHADTTVLVKAQLRVSLR, from the coding sequence ATGAGCTACAACGTCGGAGACGTGATCGCCGAGCGCGCCGTCCACCTCACCCGCGAATCGCTCGTCCGCTACGCCGGCGCTTCGGGGGACTTCAACCCCATTCACTACCGCGACGACGTCGCGGCATCCGTCGGGCTGCCGGGCGTCCTCGCCCACGGGATGCTGACCATGGGCCTCGCCTCTTCGGTCGTCGTCTCCGCGCTCGACGCGGGAGCGACGATCACCGAGTACGGCGTGCGATTCACGCGCCCGGTCGTCGTCGATCCCGAGAGCGGCGCCGACGTCTCGGTGCTCGCGAAGGTGGGCGCCGTCGACGAGACCTCCGCGCGCATCGATCTCACGGTGAAGCACGCCGACACGACGGTCCTCGTCAAGGCGCAGCTGCGCGTCTCGCTCCGATGA
- a CDS encoding FAS1-like dehydratase domain-containing protein: MPVNSELVGREFPPTPPYLVGREKVREFARAVFADAPLHTDVEAARALGHADVVAPPTFAMVIQDLTLQQLLSEPDSGIVLARTIHAEQKFTYSKPIVAGDELTGRLKVTGIRMMAGNAMITSEAEITDAEGSHVVTATSVLLVGSEEKSAA; this comes from the coding sequence GTGCCTGTGAATTCCGAATTGGTCGGCCGCGAGTTCCCGCCGACACCGCCGTACCTCGTCGGCCGCGAGAAGGTGCGCGAGTTCGCGCGTGCCGTATTCGCCGACGCTCCGCTGCACACCGATGTCGAGGCCGCTCGCGCTCTCGGACACGCAGACGTCGTCGCACCGCCCACGTTCGCCATGGTCATCCAGGACCTCACACTCCAGCAGCTGCTGTCGGAACCCGACTCCGGGATCGTGCTGGCCCGCACCATCCACGCCGAGCAGAAGTTCACGTACTCGAAGCCGATCGTCGCGGGCGACGAGCTCACAGGGCGGCTGAAGGTCACTGGCATCCGGATGATGGCAGGCAACGCGATGATCACGAGCGAAGCCGAGATCACGGATGCCGAAGGCTCCCACGTCGTCACAGCCACCAGCGTGCTGCTGGTCGGCTCCGAAGAGAAGAGCGCCGCATGA
- the aceB gene encoding malate synthase A, translated as MTTPTAPPTTAPTQTIQQGPTLTVTGPTRDRFDEILTPDAIAFLTELHHRFANRRHDRMADRLRRRFEIGSGQDPQFRDDTRHIREDADWRVAGAGPGLEDRRVEITGPTDPKMTINALNSGAKVWLADQEDATSPTWQNVIGGQISLRDAIRGELSFTSPEGKTYEVTAERTPTIVMRPRGWHLVEKHLTFIDRTGRSMAASGSLVDFGLYFFHNAEALIANGRGPYFYIAKLESSEEAKLWDDVFTFAEDYIGIEHGTIRATVLIETLPAAFEMDEILYELRDHCAGLNAGRWDYIFSIIKNYRGRGARFVLPDRSEITMTVPFMRAYTELLVQTCHRRGAFAIGGMSAFIPNRRDPEVTQSAIEKVSADKKREAGDGFDGTWVAHPDLIPTARAEFDAVLGDRPNQIDRQRDDVHVQASDLLDLRIGRPITAAGVRGNVSVAIRYIEAWLRGLGAVAIDNLMEDAATAEISRSQVWQWIHQDRSTDDGTRITPEYIEGLITEVLEEATRSAGDRFDDAAEIFREVSLGTEFPAFLTLSAYSKFLVEED; from the coding sequence ATGACCACTCCCACCGCTCCCCCGACCACCGCTCCCACGCAGACGATTCAGCAGGGCCCGACGCTCACCGTCACCGGCCCGACGCGTGACCGGTTCGACGAGATCCTCACGCCGGACGCGATCGCCTTCCTGACCGAACTCCACCACCGCTTCGCGAACCGTCGCCACGACCGGATGGCCGACCGCCTGCGCCGCCGGTTCGAGATCGGCAGCGGCCAGGACCCGCAGTTCCGCGACGACACCCGGCACATCCGCGAGGACGCCGACTGGCGCGTCGCCGGAGCCGGCCCTGGGCTCGAGGACCGCCGCGTCGAGATCACCGGCCCCACCGACCCCAAGATGACCATCAACGCACTGAACTCCGGTGCCAAGGTATGGCTCGCCGATCAGGAGGACGCCACCAGCCCCACCTGGCAGAACGTTATCGGCGGCCAGATCTCGCTGCGCGACGCCATCCGCGGCGAACTCAGCTTCACCTCCCCCGAGGGCAAGACCTACGAGGTCACCGCCGAGCGGACGCCGACGATCGTGATGCGCCCCCGCGGCTGGCACCTCGTCGAGAAGCACCTGACGTTCATCGATCGCACGGGCCGCAGCATGGCGGCATCCGGATCGCTCGTCGACTTCGGCCTGTACTTCTTCCACAACGCCGAGGCGCTGATCGCGAACGGCCGCGGGCCCTACTTCTACATCGCCAAGCTGGAGTCCAGCGAAGAGGCCAAGCTGTGGGACGACGTGTTCACGTTCGCCGAGGATTACATCGGAATCGAGCACGGCACGATCCGCGCGACGGTGCTGATCGAGACGCTGCCCGCCGCGTTCGAGATGGACGAGATCCTGTACGAGCTGCGCGATCACTGCGCGGGTCTGAACGCCGGACGCTGGGACTACATCTTCTCCATCATCAAGAACTACCGCGGACGCGGGGCGCGCTTCGTGCTCCCCGATCGCAGCGAGATCACGATGACGGTGCCGTTCATGCGCGCCTACACCGAGCTGCTCGTTCAGACCTGCCACAGGCGGGGCGCCTTCGCGATCGGCGGCATGAGCGCCTTCATCCCGAACCGTCGCGACCCCGAGGTGACGCAGAGCGCGATCGAGAAGGTCTCAGCCGACAAGAAGCGCGAGGCCGGCGATGGCTTCGACGGCACCTGGGTGGCGCACCCCGATCTGATCCCCACCGCCCGTGCGGAGTTCGACGCCGTGCTGGGTGACCGCCCGAACCAGATCGATCGTCAGCGCGACGACGTGCACGTGCAGGCATCCGACCTGCTCGATCTGCGCATCGGCCGCCCGATCACGGCGGCGGGCGTTCGCGGCAACGTGTCGGTCGCCATCCGCTACATCGAGGCATGGCTGCGGGGTCTCGGCGCCGTCGCGATCGACAACCTCATGGAGGATGCCGCGACCGCGGAGATCTCGCGCTCGCAGGTGTGGCAGTGGATCCATCAGGACCGCTCGACCGACGACGGCACCCGCATCACCCCCGAGTACATCGAGGGGCTGATCACCGAGGTGCTGGAGGAGGCGACGCGCTCGGCCGGCGACCGCTTCGACGACGCGGCGGAGATCTTCCGCGAGGTCTCGCTGGGTACCGAGTTCCCCGCGTTCCTCACGCTGTCGGCCTACTCGAAGTTCCTGGTGGAGGAGGACTGA
- a CDS encoding pyridoxal phosphate-dependent aminotransferase, with the protein MTERAPLSRKLSAIAESATLKVDAKAKALKAEGKPVISYAAGEPDFATPQFIVDAAAEALADPANYRYTPAPGLPALREAIAAKTLRDSGLEVAPTQVIVTNGGKQSVYQAFQAVVNPGDEVLLPAPYWTTYPEAIRLADGTPVEVFAGADQNYKVTVEQLEAARTERTTVLVFVSPSNPTGSVYTAEETKAIGEWAVEHGIWVISDEIYQNLTYEGVKATSIVEAVPDAAGQTILVNGVAKTYAMTGWRVGWMVGPADAIKVAGNLQSHLTSNVNNVAQRAAVAALSGPQTEAEQFREAFDRRRRLIVSELSKIDGVRVPNPLGAFYVYPDVQGLLGRTWAGKTPTTSLELADLILDEAEVAVVPGEAFGPSGYLRLSYALGDDQLLEGVQRLQRLFA; encoded by the coding sequence GTGACCGAACGCGCACCACTCTCCCGCAAACTGTCCGCCATCGCCGAGTCGGCGACCCTCAAGGTCGATGCCAAGGCCAAGGCGCTGAAGGCCGAGGGCAAGCCCGTCATCTCGTACGCCGCCGGCGAGCCGGATTTCGCGACGCCGCAGTTCATCGTGGATGCCGCCGCCGAGGCCCTCGCCGATCCGGCGAACTACCGCTACACCCCCGCTCCCGGTCTGCCCGCACTGCGCGAGGCGATCGCCGCGAAGACGCTTCGGGACTCCGGGCTGGAGGTCGCGCCCACGCAGGTGATCGTCACCAACGGCGGCAAGCAGTCGGTCTACCAGGCGTTCCAGGCCGTGGTGAACCCCGGCGACGAGGTGCTGCTGCCGGCTCCGTACTGGACCACCTACCCCGAGGCGATCCGACTCGCCGACGGCACGCCGGTCGAGGTGTTCGCCGGCGCCGACCAGAACTACAAGGTCACCGTCGAGCAGCTCGAGGCTGCCCGAACCGAGCGCACCACGGTGCTCGTGTTCGTCTCACCCTCGAACCCGACCGGCTCGGTGTACACCGCCGAAGAGACCAAGGCGATCGGCGAGTGGGCCGTCGAGCACGGCATCTGGGTCATCTCCGACGAGATCTACCAGAACCTCACCTACGAGGGAGTGAAGGCGACCTCGATCGTCGAGGCGGTGCCGGATGCCGCGGGCCAGACGATCCTCGTCAACGGCGTCGCCAAGACCTACGCCATGACCGGCTGGCGAGTGGGCTGGATGGTCGGACCGGCCGACGCAATCAAGGTCGCCGGCAACCTGCAGTCGCACCTGACGAGCAACGTGAACAACGTCGCGCAGCGCGCGGCGGTCGCGGCACTGTCCGGGCCCCAGACCGAAGCCGAGCAGTTCCGCGAGGCGTTCGACCGCCGGCGCCGGCTCATCGTGTCGGAGCTGTCGAAGATCGACGGTGTCCGGGTTCCGAACCCGCTGGGCGCCTTCTACGTCTACCCGGACGTGCAGGGCCTGCTCGGCCGAACGTGGGCGGGTAAGACCCCGACCACATCGCTCGAGCTCGCCGACCTCATCCTCGACGAGGCCGAGGTCGCGGTCGTCCCCGGTGAGGCCTTCGGACCTTCGGGGTACCTGCGCCTGTCGTACGCCCTCGGCGACGACCAGCTGCTCGAGGGCGTGCAGCGCCTGCAGCGCCTGTTCGCGTAG
- a CDS encoding UDP-N-acetylmuramate dehydrogenase: MTAITPIPLAELTTLRTGAAPERMLDATTADELVETLREVWSRNDEWFVLGGGSNLFVGDEPFDGTVIRILTTGIDRLPSPHAGRTRLRVQAGHNWDELVAYTVEQGLAGIEAMSGIPGTVGAAPVQNVGAYGQEIQETLVEVELIDESTGEVQTVPASELGLGFRTSVLKHHYGGAPIRRAVILTVTLDLAEAGEAGRAIGGDQLRRALGITGDGMVPLSHVREQILTTRAAKGMLLDPEDPDTNSAGSFFQNLIVPETVAAQLPPECPRWPVQPDLDAATVIPLESFDGYIAPTPSVRPEVKVSAAWLIENAGISKGFRLPRSRAGISTKHALALTNRGRATAGELAELARYIQARVHSEFGLLLQPEPVLVGVEL, encoded by the coding sequence ATGACGGCGATCACCCCGATCCCGCTCGCGGAACTCACGACCCTGCGCACCGGCGCCGCGCCGGAGCGGATGCTGGATGCCACGACCGCGGACGAGCTCGTCGAGACCCTCCGCGAGGTGTGGTCGCGCAACGACGAGTGGTTCGTGCTCGGCGGCGGCTCGAACCTGTTCGTCGGCGACGAGCCGTTCGACGGCACCGTGATCCGCATCCTCACCACGGGCATCGACCGACTGCCGTCCCCGCACGCCGGTCGCACACGCCTCCGGGTGCAGGCCGGGCACAACTGGGACGAACTCGTCGCGTACACCGTCGAGCAGGGGCTCGCGGGCATCGAGGCGATGAGCGGCATCCCCGGCACGGTCGGCGCGGCACCCGTCCAGAACGTCGGCGCGTACGGGCAGGAGATCCAGGAGACCCTCGTCGAGGTCGAACTGATCGACGAGTCCACCGGCGAGGTCCAGACGGTCCCGGCATCCGAACTGGGGCTCGGGTTCCGCACCTCGGTCCTCAAACACCACTACGGCGGCGCGCCGATCCGGCGAGCCGTCATCCTCACCGTGACGCTCGATCTCGCCGAGGCCGGCGAAGCCGGCCGCGCGATCGGCGGCGACCAGCTGCGCCGTGCCCTCGGGATCACGGGCGACGGGATGGTGCCGCTGAGCCACGTGCGCGAACAGATCCTCACCACCCGCGCAGCGAAGGGGATGCTGCTCGATCCCGAGGATCCCGACACGAACAGCGCCGGCTCGTTCTTCCAGAACCTGATCGTGCCCGAGACCGTCGCCGCGCAGCTGCCGCCGGAGTGCCCGCGGTGGCCCGTGCAGCCCGACCTCGATGCGGCCACGGTGATCCCGCTCGAGTCGTTCGACGGTTACATCGCGCCCACCCCGAGTGTGAGGCCCGAGGTCAAGGTCAGCGCCGCCTGGCTCATCGAGAACGCCGGGATCTCCAAGGGGTTCCGGCTGCCCCGCTCGCGCGCCGGGATCTCGACGAAGCACGCGCTCGCCCTCACCAATCGCGGCAGAGCGACAGCGGGAGAGCTGGCGGAGCTCGCCCGTTACATCCAGGCGCGCGTGCACTCCGAGTTCGGCCTGCTGCTGCAGCCAGAGCCCGTGCTCGTCGGCGTCGAGCTGTAG
- a CDS encoding VOC family protein, with protein sequence MSGLVPYLFFPGNAAEALAFYRDVFGGELQLLTYEQFGRTDGPGDAIAHGQLSGAVDLFASDAAGDQDAVHIVGATFSLLGTAESGTLQQWFAALAEGGAITDPLQKRQWGDFDGQVTDRYGIRWLIGYQEA encoded by the coding sequence ATGAGCGGACTCGTCCCGTACCTGTTCTTCCCCGGCAATGCCGCAGAGGCGCTCGCCTTCTACCGCGATGTGTTCGGAGGTGAGCTGCAGCTGCTCACCTACGAGCAGTTCGGCCGCACTGACGGGCCCGGTGATGCGATCGCGCACGGCCAGCTGAGCGGGGCCGTCGATCTGTTCGCCTCGGATGCCGCGGGCGACCAGGATGCCGTGCACATCGTCGGCGCGACGTTCTCACTGCTCGGCACCGCCGAGTCCGGAACCCTGCAGCAGTGGTTCGCCGCGCTGGCGGAGGGCGGCGCCATCACCGACCCGCTCCAGAAGCGCCAATGGGGCGATTTCGACGGCCAGGTCACCGATCGTTACGGCATCCGCTGGCTGATCGGCTACCAGGAGGCCTGA
- a CDS encoding acyl-CoA dehydrogenase, with the protein MSAYIPPVSDYAFLYREVFGRDIVAAASGGAITADDAVEIIAGAGEFAAEVLAPLDRPGDQIGARLENGEVHLPAGFAEAYQALVEAGWVSATAPESAGGDGLPESVGAGLGEIWNASNMAFSLCWMLGAGAIHALDAAASDELRETYLTKLVSGEWTGTMNLTEPEAGTDLGAIRTTATPREDGTYSISGQKIFITWGDHDAAPNIVHLVLARTPGAPEGAKGLSLFVAPRVLVGPDGSLGERNRIETVAIEHKLGIHASPTCVLSYEGATGYLVGELHGGLAGMFVMMNSARVGMGHQATGVSDRAYQGAAAYAAGRLQGPVQGRAAGAPIAEHPDVRRILRSMSSQVFAMRALAVYVGDLFDRAESDEDVLRMAELFVPILKGWASEEALHVTSDGIQVYGGMGFVEETGAAQHYRDARIIPIYEGTTAIQSNDLIGRKVLRDQGATVAELFAQIDETVRALTADGGDLSARLADRLGRGLDAARRATDAVLAFGPGRDASAVSVPYLMLLGTLAGGWMHALAVVAITAHSSPDEADAARLTDADFYAAHHLVRVHALAETVAAGEI; encoded by the coding sequence ATGAGCGCTTACATCCCGCCCGTCTCCGACTACGCGTTCCTCTACCGGGAGGTCTTCGGCCGCGACATCGTCGCCGCGGCATCCGGCGGCGCGATCACTGCTGACGACGCCGTCGAGATCATCGCCGGCGCCGGCGAGTTCGCTGCCGAAGTGCTCGCACCGCTCGACCGCCCGGGCGACCAGATCGGTGCGCGCCTCGAGAACGGCGAGGTGCATCTGCCGGCGGGCTTCGCCGAGGCCTATCAGGCGCTCGTCGAGGCCGGCTGGGTCAGCGCGACGGCGCCCGAGTCGGCCGGGGGCGACGGACTGCCTGAGTCGGTGGGAGCCGGGCTCGGTGAGATCTGGAACGCCTCGAACATGGCCTTCTCGCTGTGCTGGATGCTGGGCGCAGGAGCCATCCACGCGCTCGATGCGGCGGCATCTGACGAACTGCGCGAGACCTACCTGACGAAACTGGTCAGCGGCGAGTGGACGGGCACGATGAACCTCACCGAGCCCGAGGCCGGCACGGATCTCGGCGCGATCCGGACGACGGCGACGCCGCGTGAAGACGGCACGTATTCGATCAGCGGCCAGAAGATCTTCATCACCTGGGGCGACCACGACGCAGCACCGAACATCGTGCACCTCGTGCTCGCCCGCACGCCGGGAGCCCCTGAGGGCGCCAAGGGGCTCTCGCTGTTCGTCGCGCCACGCGTGCTCGTCGGGCCCGACGGTTCGCTGGGTGAGCGCAATCGCATTGAGACCGTAGCGATCGAGCACAAGCTCGGCATCCACGCCAGTCCCACCTGCGTGCTGTCGTACGAGGGCGCCACCGGGTACCTCGTCGGCGAGCTGCACGGAGGCCTCGCCGGCATGTTCGTGATGATGAACTCGGCCCGCGTGGGTATGGGCCATCAGGCGACGGGTGTCTCCGACCGCGCGTACCAGGGTGCTGCCGCCTACGCCGCGGGGCGTCTGCAGGGGCCGGTGCAGGGGCGCGCTGCCGGCGCGCCGATCGCCGAGCACCCTGACGTGCGCCGCATCCTGCGCTCCATGTCGAGCCAGGTCTTCGCGATGCGGGCGCTCGCGGTCTACGTGGGTGACCTGTTCGACCGGGCGGAGAGCGACGAGGACGTGCTCCGGATGGCAGAGCTCTTCGTGCCGATCCTCAAGGGATGGGCGAGCGAGGAGGCGCTGCACGTCACCAGCGACGGCATCCAGGTCTATGGCGGTATGGGCTTCGTCGAGGAGACCGGTGCCGCCCAGCACTACCGCGACGCGCGCATCATCCCGATCTATGAGGGGACGACTGCGATCCAGTCGAACGATCTCATCGGTCGCAAGGTGCTGCGTGATCAGGGTGCGACCGTCGCCGAGTTGTTCGCGCAGATCGACGAGACTGTGCGGGCGCTGACGGCGGACGGGGGAGACCTCTCAGCTCGTCTCGCCGACCGCCTCGGCCGGGGGCTGGACGCCGCACGCCGCGCCACCGACGCCGTGCTCGCGTTCGGGCCGGGTCGCGATGCCTCTGCCGTGAGCGTGCCGTACCTGATGCTGCTCGGCACCCTCGCCGGCGGATGGATGCACGCCCTCGCCGTCGTGGCGATCACCGCGCACTCCTCGCCGGACGAAGCGGATGCCGCCCGTCTCACTGATGCGGACTTCTACGCCGCCCACCACCTCGTACGTGTGCACGCGCTCGCCGAGACGGTCGCCGCCGGCGAGATCTGA
- a CDS encoding sulfite exporter TauE/SafE family protein — MSELQDARVRGPRAYLTFIFIGLIAGLLSGLFGVGGGTVIVPLLVLMLHFDQRLAAGTSLAAIVPTASIGVISYAVHGSVAWIPAIILAAGAVIGAQIGTRLLPRISQSALRWGFVGFLVIVIISLFLVIPSRDAVFELGWINGAALALVGVGTGVLAGLIGVGGGVIVVPVLMLAFGTSDLEAKGTSLLMMIPTALSGTIGNLRHRNVDLLAALIIGVSACTMTALGAWLATLIDPFAGNMLFAAYLAFIAVQMTIKALRMRGR, encoded by the coding sequence CAGGACGCGAGGGTCCGTGGCCCGCGCGCTTACCTGACTTTCATCTTCATCGGCCTGATCGCCGGGCTCCTGTCGGGACTCTTCGGCGTCGGCGGCGGAACAGTCATCGTCCCGCTGCTCGTGCTCATGCTGCACTTCGACCAGCGTCTTGCCGCCGGCACCTCGCTGGCCGCCATCGTGCCGACCGCGAGCATCGGCGTGATCTCTTACGCGGTGCACGGCTCGGTCGCCTGGATCCCCGCGATCATCCTCGCCGCCGGCGCCGTCATCGGCGCGCAGATCGGCACACGTCTGCTGCCGCGCATCTCGCAGAGCGCTCTGCGCTGGGGCTTCGTCGGCTTCCTCGTTATCGTCATCATCAGCCTCTTTCTCGTCATCCCGTCGCGAGATGCGGTGTTCGAACTCGGCTGGATCAACGGCGCAGCGCTCGCCCTCGTCGGCGTGGGCACCGGCGTGCTCGCCGGGCTCATCGGCGTCGGCGGAGGCGTCATCGTCGTGCCCGTGCTGATGCTCGCGTTCGGCACCAGCGACCTCGAGGCCAAGGGCACGTCGCTGCTGATGATGATCCCCACGGCGCTGTCCGGCACGATCGGCAACCTCCGCCACCGCAACGTCGACCTGCTCGCCGCGCTCATCATCGGCGTCTCCGCCTGCACGATGACGGCGCTGGGCGCATGGCTCGCCACGCTCATCGACCCGTTCGCCGGCAACATGCTCTTTGCCGCATATCTCGCCTTCATCGCCGTGCAGATGACGATCAAGGCGCTTCGCATGCGCGGGCGCTGA